Proteins encoded within one genomic window of Scheffersomyces stipitis CBS 6054 chromosome 3, complete sequence:
- a CDS encoding predicted protein: MRQKRAKSYKRQMNVYLHTFKFREPFQTIVDSELVLNCEKASYDIVKGLNRTIQGETKPMITQCCMQALYDSKNQSAIDIAKQFERRRCNHREAIDPSLCVQSIVNIEGVNKHRYVVAAQNYELRVKLRKVPGVPLIFMNRAVMVMEPISEATSKYSEAFERKKLTAGLNDAKYTGIVPKESEVESKEAVQQPAPKKRKGPKGPNPLSIKKKKT; the protein is encoded by the coding sequence ATGAGACAGAAGAGGGCCAAGTCGTACAAGCGTCAGATGAACGTATATCTCCATACGTTCAAGTTCAGAGAACCTTTCCAGACCATAGTAGATAGCGAATTGGTTCTTAACTGTGAGAAGGCATCCTATGACATTGTGAAAGGGTTGAACAGAACAATTCAAGGCGAGACCAAGCCAATGATAACTCAGTGTTGTATGCAAGCACTTTACGACAGCAAAAATCAGAGTGCCATTGATATTGCCAAGCAGTTTGAGAGACGTAGATGTAACCACAGAGAAGCTATAGATCCCAGCTTATGTGTCCAGTCTATTGTGAATATTGAAGGTGTTAATAAGCACAGATATGTGGTGGCAGCTCAAAATTATGAATTGAGAGTTAAGTTGCGCAAAGTGCCTGGTGTGCCGTTGATTTTCATGAACAGAGCCGTGATGGTCATGGAGCCGATTTCTGAAGCTACTTCCAAGTACAGTGAAGcctttgaaagaaagaagctcACGGCTGGTTTGAATGATGCAAAGTATACTGGTATTGTGCCGAAGGAATCAGAAGTGGAACTGAAGGAAGCTGTTCAACAGCCAGctccaaagaagagaaagggACCCAAGGGTCCTAACCCATTGAGtataaagaagaagaagaca
- the FAP1 gene encoding FKBP12-associated protein (go_component nucleus~go_function transcription factor activity~go_process regulation of transcription, DNA-dependent), translated as EEFQDEELDEELEEYEELSEDEEYNDETLASTIIREIQDGTYICLVCTGEIDQHSQVWSCDECYRVYDLDCIKDWALRGSSTDKTSKQWRCPACNVAIKNIPSRFTCWCGRVVNPHANPLSPFSCGNSCNSQYENCVHSCSSICHPGAHPICGAMGPLMKCQCGKEAKQVPCLITPYETGWNCSNPCEIVICDLKHKCKRGCHSGFCGVCEESVSLKCYCGKEDLQLSCHEKQLEECHDSEGNSWIGGGRCTKKTRVYYNCNNHYRDLECQPLPQQVEICRLDPSQVDTCYCGKTHVEAKGRTNCTDPIPQCDSRCDKVLPCGCHCLMKCHPGPCECFSKKDIKCACGHETFSVMCRFIQEGYQPKCKHKCSVLLNCRKHYHREQCCQYEQVALKRERDKKKAIRNNTRSNFNDEIMTMEAIHICMKTCNRLKSCGQHYCEALCHPGPCGVCYESTNEDLVCNCGKTVLPAPVRCGSKLVCHEQCVRPKACGHRPEPHECHEDAVACPKCTALVAKECNCGLKADIPGILCSQENVSCGSICTVAMSCGHPCLRSCSSRCTKDNIHNSSSLCMALCKKVRKNCPHLCKMKCHANKVGKSANCDITRCTELVQVTCECGRVKKKVPCGSTVENSSLIGSTLECDEECIKSKRDTELRSAFMANKVNELKQQDIEKAAFNALIIQDVFFGIVKDDLENELNKYLEKFSNKEPKFQWLKESTFIFYFNTTFEKVTPEDENELYLLSKTLRKVLREKSLAFDCKLCSIDESATYVLKIDNVASTPTRESTPQPVKSMNSFDLLAEENTQIEV; from the exons gaagaatttcaagatgaagaacttgatgaagaacttgaagaatatgaagaactttctgaagatgaagagtaCAATGATGAAACACTTGCTTCCACTATTATCCGAGAAATCCAAGATGGTACTTATATCTGTTTGGTTTGTACTGGGGAGATCGATCAGCACTCTCAAGTATGGTCTTGTGACGAATGCTACAGAGTGTATGACCTTGATTGTATCAAGGACTGGGCACTTCGTGGTTCGTCAACTGACAAGACTAGTAAGCAATGGAGATGTCCAGCTTGTAATGTTGCTATTAAGAATATCCCCTCTCGCTTTACCTGTTGGTGTGGAAGGGTTGTGAATCCACATGCTAACCCTTTGTCTCCGTTCAGCTGTGGCAACTCCTGTAACAGTCAATATGAAAATTGTGTCCATTCTTGTAGTTCCATTTGTCATCCTGGTGCCCATCCGATTTGTGGTGCAATGGGACCCTTAATGAAATGTCAATGTGGGAAAGAAGCCAAACAAGTGCCTTGCTTAATCACTCCATACGAAACTGGCTGGAACTGCAGTAATCCCTGTGAAATTGTAATTTGCGATTTGAAGCACAAATGTAAACGTGGATGCCATTCTGGTTTCTGTGGAGTTTGTGAAGAGAGCGTATCTCTCAAATGTTACTGTGGAAAGGAAGACTTGCAATTGAGCTGCCACGaaaaacaacttgaagaatgccACGACTCGGAAGGTAATTCATGGATTGGTGGAGGACGTTGCACCAAGAAGACGCGGGTGTACTACAACTGTAACAACCATTATCGGGACTTAGAGTGTCAGCCTCTTCCACAGCAAGTCGAGATCTGCAGACTTGATCCCTCGCAAGTCGATACCTGCTACTGTGGAAAGACGCATGTAGAGGCAAAAGGTAGAACGAACTGTACTGATCCAATTCCGCAATGTGATTCACGCTGTGATAAGGTGTTACCTTGCGGCTGTCATTGTCTAATGAAATGCCATCCTGGTCCATGCGAATGCTTTTCTAAGAAGGACATCAAGTGTGCCTGTGGCCATGAGACGTTTTCTGTAATGTGTAGATTCATTCAGGAGGGTTACCAACCCAAGTGTAAACATAAGTGCTCTGTTCTTTTGAATTGCAGAAAGCATTATCACCGTGAGCAGTGTTGTCAGTATGAACAGGTAGCTCTTAAACGAGAACgagacaagaagaaggcaatCAGAAATAATACCAGATCGAATTTTAACGACGAGATAATGACGATGGAAGCTATACATATATGTATGAAGACATGTAATAGATTGAAATCTTGCGGCCAACATTACTGTGAAGCATTGTGCCATCCTGGGCCATGTGGAGTTTGCTACGAATCCACCAACGAAGACTTGGTGTGCAATTGTGGAAAAACTGTTCTTCCAGCACCAGTTCGTTGTGGAAGCAAACTTGTTTGCCATGAGCAGTGTGTTAGGCCCAAAGCTTGTGGTCATCGTCCAGAACCTCATGAGTGTCATGAGGATGCTGTAGCCTGTCCTAAGTGTACTGCTTTAGTTGCTAAAGAATGTAATTGTGGATTGAAGGCAGATATTCCTGGTATTCTCTGCTCGCAAGAAAATGTATCTTGTGGCTCCATTTGCACTGTTGCTATGCTGTGTGGACATCCTTGTCTCAGATCCTGTTCTTCTCGTTGTACCAAAGATAACATTCATAACAGTTCATCCCTCTGCATGGCTCTCTGCAAGAAGGTCAGAAAGAATTGTCCGCACTTGTGTAAAATGAAATGCCATGCCAATAAAGTCGGCAAAAGCGCTAATTGTGATATTACCAGATGCACAGAGTTGGTCCAAGTGACATGTGAATGCGGTCGtgtcaagaagaaagtgcCTTGTGGAAGTACTGTAGAAAATTCTTCTCTCATTGGAAGTACTCTTGAATGCGACGAAGAATGTATCAAATCTAAGAGAGACACCGAGTTGCGTTCTGCATTCATG GCTAACAAGGTGaatgaattgaaacaaCAGGATATCGAAAAGGCAGCGTTCAACGCCTTGATCATCCAAGACGTCTTTTTCGGCATAGTGAAGGACGACTTGGAGaacgagttgaacaagtatCTCGAAAAGTTTTCCAATAAGGAACCGAAATTTCAGTGGCTCAAGGAGTCTACTTTCATCTTTTACTTTAATACAACCTTCGAGAAAGTGACGccagaagacgaaaacgaGTTGTATTTGTTGCTGAAGACGTTGCGGAAGGTGCTTCGTGAGAAGTCATTGGCCTTTGACTGTAAGTTGTGCTCTATAGACGAAAGTGCTACCTACGTTCTCAAGATTGATAACGTCGCCAGTACCCCAACGAGAGAATCGACCCCTCAGCCTGTCAAGAGTATGAACTCGTTTGACTTGCTTGCAGAAGAGAATACCCAAATAGAAGTCTAG
- a CDS encoding histone deacetylase A: MSEEPTGVAPESAPKKRLLEDADTDTKSTSNTSVSGTVENSTDINFHPDTNSTEASKGNPDQIPVSNGDDHKRIKLEPKVGNESSIVVVPPTKPQLFYSPLKTGLVYDVRMRYHAKIFTSYFEYIDPHPEDPRRIYRIYKKLAEAGLIVDSSLSGVEDIGPLMVKIPIREATAEEILEVHSESHLKFIQSTETMSRERLLEETEKGDSIYVNNDSYFSAKLSCGGTIEACKAVIEGRVKNSLAIVRPPGHHAEPETPGGFCLFSNVAVAAKNILKAYPESVRKIVIVDWDIHHGNGTQKSFYDDPRVLYISLHRYENGRFYPGTKYGGADQVGEKDGEGYNLNIPWRNPGMHDGDYIYAFNRVVLPVILEFDPDLIIVSSGFDAADGDIIGGCHVTPAGYGYMTHLLKGIAKGKLAVILEGGYNLDSISKSALGVAKVLVGEPPEATVSMQPHLETIEVIDEVVKVQSRYWKSLRYGVPTTSFDDVYDLNGTGSNYQLLNIGEPIRANQVNELFNKYSFVNLPIISSATEGGEKNGIFSTDLPSHLDDIIIASPDIYESTVVVLTIHDPPEIWANINPINGSIEGNSSVILEHPLMQIMEKMKKETDKSDSKEKIGYIDINVPSYQLPIPFGNSKQTSTYNPTFFAQELLLYIWDNYLAYFSQLKKLVFVGFGDSYQAIVHLYGKRPSQDIKDLVKGTVAFVNRSNLKALVPVMDESMVDWYYQNSVIFTSCSNPCWVNSNGTTRLGNGSTEANGGDDSNKRPRRKFGRVLKASVDGLYDIIAERFDEGVDFILDSIEEYSSSESSN, encoded by the exons ATGTCGGAGGAACCAACCGGCGTTGCGCCCGAATCGGCTCCGAAAAAAAGGCTTCTTGAAGACGCCGACACCGATACTAAGTCTACGTCTAACACTTCCGTTTCTGGCACTGTTGAAAATCTGACAGACATAAATTTTCATCCAGACACCAATTCAACAGAAGCTTCAAAAGGGAATCCGGACCAGATACCAGTGTCGAATGGCGATGACCATAAGAGAATAAAGCTTGAGCCCAAAGTTGGAAACGAGTCTTCT ATTGTAGTAGTCCCACCCACCAAACCTCAGTTGTTCTATAGTCCGTTGAAGACTGGATTGGTGTATGACGTGAGAATGAGATACCATgcaaaaattttcacttcttaCTTTGAGTACATTGACCCACATCCCGAAGACCCGCGTCGTATCTACCGAATCTACAAGAAGCTTGCAGAGGCTGGCCTTATAGTAGATAGCTCGCTATCAGGTGTCGAGGATATAGGTCCTCTTATGGTGAAAATCCCCATCAGGGAAGCCACCGCTGAGGAAATCTTGGAAGTCCATTCTGAAAGTCATCTCAAATTCATCCAGTCGACAGAGACTATGTCTAGAGAGCGTTTATTAGAGGAGACCGAAAAGGGTGACTCTATTTATGTGAATAACGATTCGTACTTCTCAGCTAAACTCTCATGTGGAGGAACCATTGAGGCTTGTAAGGCAGTTATTGAAGGCAGAGTGAAAAACTCGTTGGCTATTGTGAGACCTCCGGGCCATCATGCTGAACCAGAAACTCCAGGTGGGTTCTGtcttttcagcaatgttgctgttgcaGCCAAGAACATCCTCAAGGCATACCCTGAGTCTGTACGCAAGATCGTTATTGTTGATTGGGACATCCACCACGGAAATGGAACACAAAAGTCTTTCTATGACGATCCTAGAGTTCTCTACATTTCCTTACATAGATATGAGAATGGTAGATTCTACCCCGGTACCAAGTACGGAGGAGCAGATCAGGTAGGAGAAAAGGATGGGGAAGGGTATAATCTCAATATTCCGTGGAGAAACCCAGGAATGCACGACGGAGACTATATATATGCATTCAACCGGGTAGTTCTTCCTgttattcttgaatttgacCCTGATCTCATTATCGTAAGTTCTGGATTCGACGCTGCTGACGGCGATATCATTGGTGGATGTCATGTGACACCTGCTGGATATGGCTACATGACCCATTTGTTGAAGGGCATAGCTAAGGGTAAGTTGGCGGTGATTTTAGAAGGAGGCTACAATTTGGACTCTATCAGCAAGAGTGCTCTAGGTGTAGCAAAAGTTCTTGTAGGAGAACCTCCAGAAGCCACAGTGTCTATGCAGCCTCATTTGGAGACTATTGAAGTAATAGATGAAGTCGTTAAGGTTCAATCAAGATATTGGAAGTCTTTGAGGTACGGGGTTCCTACAACTTCATTTGACGATGTCTACGACTTGAACGGCACTGGCTCTAACTACCAATTGCTCAACATTGGTGAGCCAATAAGAGCCAACCAAGTCAAtgagttgttcaacaagtactCGTTTGTCAACCTCCCCATAATTTCCAGTGCTACTGAAGGAGGAGAAAAGAATGGCATCTTCAGCACAGACTTGCCATCGCATTTGGACGATATCATAATAGCTAGTCCAGATATCTATGAAAGCACAGTAGTAGTTCTTACGATCCACGATCCACCGGAGATCTGGGCCAACATCAACCCAATCAACGGAAGCATTGAGGGCAATTCTTCTGTAATATTGGAACATCCCTTGATGCAGATaatggagaagatgaagaaggaaacaGACAAAAGCGATTCCAAAGAAAAAATTGGCTACATAGATATCAACGTTCCGTCATACCAGTTGCCCATTCCCTTTGGAAATTCAAAGCAGACTTCTACCTATAATCCCACATTTTTCGCCCAGGAGCTCTTGCTTTACATCTGGGACAACTATTTGGCCTACTTTTCGCAGTTAAAGAAGTTAGTGTTTGTCGGCTTTGGTGATTCGTACCAAGCTATAGTACATCTATATGGTAAACGACCATCTCAGGATATCAAAGATTTAGTTAAGGGTACGGTAGCCTTCGTGAACAGGTCGAACTTGAAGGCTTTGGTCCCAGTGATGGATGAGTCAATGGTGGACTGGTACTATCAGAACTCTGTGATCTTCACCAGTTGTTCGAATCCATGTTGGGTTAATCTGAACGGAACTACTCGTTTAGGAAATGGTTCCACTGAAGCAAACGGAGGTGACGATAGCAACAAGAGACCAAGGAGAAAATTTGGCAGAGTGTTGAAGGCATCTGTGGATGGCTTGTACGATATAATCGCCGAAAGATTCGACGAAGGTGTTGACTTCATCTTGGATTCCATCGAAGAGTACTCCAGCAGCGAGAGCAGCAACTGA
- the PMU2 gene encoding phosphomutase homolog — MSLLVPNERDHVDAHEDLDQDELYYKRIAEIRAKADVDSTFSWDFEPVQGFFMQTSDNTDDMKFNYATQGFGTTKPWEELIDRLESLNSTSVPNTKYKMLFLARHGQGWHNIASHKYPKADWFSRWRFVGTDGEIEWGPDAKLTDLGISQAKENGELWKSQLENGAPLPTKFYVSPLSRSIDTLFHTWRDIEIPRPIVIENVRETIGVHLCHERTTKSALESKYTDLDFEEGFTEDDLLAQKYSTVREQLHQQFLRVDGVLQKIFDEDEDSIISITSHAGTIRGFITVIGHRKFTIPTGGMIPIVVKGTKNNVKRN, encoded by the exons ATGTCGTTGCTAGTACCCAACGAGCGAGACCACGTAGATGCCCATGAGGATTTGGATCAGGATGAGCTTTACTATAAACGAATTGCCGAGATAAGGGCCAAGGCTGACGT TGACTCTACGTTTTCGTGGGATTTTGAGCCTGTTCAAGGTTTTTTCATGCAGACATCAGACAATACAGATGATATGAAGTTTAACTATGCTACCCAAGGCTTTGGAACCACCAAGCCGTGGGAAGAACTCATAGATAGACTTGAACTGCTCAATTCGACTTCTGTACCGAATACGAAGTACAAAATGCTATTCTTGGCAAGACACGGCCAAGGTTGGCACAACATCGCTTCACATAAATACCCTAAGGCAGATTGGTTTAGTAGATGGAGATTTGTGGGAACCGATGGCGAGATCGAATGGGGTCCAGACGCGAAATTAACAGATTTGGGCATTTCTCAGGCAAAGGAAAATGGAGAATTGTGGAAGAGCCAGCTTGAAAATGGTGCTCCACTTCCCACTAAGTTCTATGTGTCTCCCTTACTGAGGTCCATTGATACTTTATTCCATACGTGGAGAGATATCGAAATACCGAGACCCATTGTAATAGAAAATGTACGAGAAACCATCGGAGTGCATCTCTGTCATGAAAGAACTACGAAGTCTGCTCTTGAGTCTAAATATACTgatcttgattttgaagaaggtttTACTGAAGATGATTTGTTGGCTCAAAAGTATTCTACAGTTAGAGAACAGCTTCACCAACAGTTTCTCCGTGTAGACGGagttcttcagaagattttCGACGAGGACGAAGACAGCATTATTTCCATAACGTCACACGCTGGAACCATAAGAGGTTTCATCACAGTCATTGGCCATCGTAAATTCACTATTCCTACTGGGGGAATGATTCCAATAGTCGTGAAGGGGACAAAAAACAATGTAAAAAGAAATTAA